A region of the Oculatellaceae cyanobacterium genome:
ACTGAAAACTTGACACGCTGAGTATTGGCAGTGAGATGGCAATCCGGTCTAGATAGATCTTGATGAGCGTGATTGCACCCAGTGTTCTCAGCTAAAGTGATAGCAACTCACATATTATCCTTATCTGTGAATTTTTGGTACTTATGATCTAAACAGACATCAGCTTAAAACTTGAACAACTGTCTAATTGTAAGGAACAATATTTCAAGATAGATGGGCTGAACAGCAAAACATCTATCTGTAATTGAAGTTAGGAGCAACATTTAGTGAGACTGGTAATTTTGGGAGGTGCAGGGGCAGGAAAAGGAACACAAGCTCAACTTCTGTGTAGCAAATTGAGTATTCCTTGGATTTCTACGGGTGATATGCTGCTGAGTGCGATCGCATCCCAAACTGCATTAGGTTTGCAAGCTAAACCGTATGTTGATCAAGGGGAACTGGTTCCTGACGAATTAATGATCGAATTTATGCGTCAGCGACTTCTACAGCCTGACGCTAAGAATGGTTGGCTACTTGATGGTTATCCTCGTACCGCTTTCCAAGCCGAAGAATTAGATTTCTTATTAGATGATTTAGGTCAAAAATTAAATTGGGCTATTTGGCTAGATGTTCCCGAATCAGTAATGTTAACTCGTTCAGCCCAACGTGGACGTTTAGACGACCAGCCAGAAATCATTCAGCGCCGTCATGTCTTATTTCAGGAACGCACGATTCCTATCCTAGAATACTACCAACCCCGCCAAAGACTGTTGAAAATTAATGGCAATCAACCACCAGAACAAGTCCACCAAGATATTTGGCAAAAACTCTTTTCAAACGCCTAGACAAAAACTTCCAGCATAAGAAAAAGCACAAACCCAACTCCCAGTCACACAATGAAAAATCTCCTTTGCGGCCTCTGCGAATTCCTACCCTGCGGGAAGCCTAGCGCTAAGCTACGCGCAGGCTACGCCAACGCTAACGGCTAATGCGATCCTAGCCTGCGGCAAGACGCTGGCGCGTCTAATGCGTTAAAAAAAACCAAACTTTTCCCAGTAACCAATCCCAGACTGCTATCCTTAACTCCAGATTTTGAGGCAAGTGCGATGTCTTGGCAGCGTCCCGATCACCGACAACACGATCAATTACGACCCATTAGTTTTGAAAAAGAATTCACTCGCTTTTCTACCAGTTCAGTCTTAACTCGCTGCGGCGATACCCAAGTTCTGTGTAGTGTAACAATTCAAAATACTATCCCCAAGTTTTTACAAGGCAGTGGCAAAGGCTGGCTTACTGCTGAGTATCGGATGTTACCTAGCGCCACTCCTCAACGCCAAGAACGAGAATTTATGAAATTAGCGGGTCGCACCCAGGAAATTCAGAGACTAATTGGGCGGAGTTTGCGGGCATCCTTAGATTTACAGGCATTAGGAGAACGTACAATCATTGTGGATGCAGATGTTCTTCAAGCAGATGCCGGAACCCGTACAACATCTATTACTGGCGGTTTCGTTGCTTTAGCAGACGCACTAAACAAACTTGTTAAGCGGGGAGATTTAGAGCGATCGCCCATCATTCACCAAGTCGCCGCTATTTCCGTAGGATTACTACACGGAGAACCTTTTTTAGACCTCAACTACCCCGAAGATGTCGCAGCCGAAGTTGATTTTAACGTTGTGATGAACGAAGAATTGAGTGCGATCGAAATTCAAGGAACCGCCGAAGACGGAACTTTTAACCGCACACAATTAAATCAAATTATGGATTTATCCGAAAAAGGCATTAAAGAATTGCTGGAATTGCAGCGTCAAGCATTGAACAGTTAAACCTTTGCTCTTATACCTCAATTGCTTGCAATTACTGACATTTATTAATCAAAACTCTCCCTATTGAGTATTAGCTGGAACCTTGTTGGAAAATGGCATTTTACGTTTAACTAAGTTTAAATACTTATCGCATAAAACTCCCCTCCTTTAATCAGGGGTGGGGTAAGACGTTTAACTACGTTAGCCCACTTAATTATAAATAAAACAAATTTTAGCAAACTTAAATGCTGCTAAAATTTCCCCAGCTTGTATAATTTGCTGTAAGCTAATTCCCACCTTCTTTTGACTTGACTTTGCAGGCAATCTATGTATATTTATAAATACTAAAAATATATTCATAAAATTAAGAATTGTTTCATATAAATAACCAGAATATTGTCTTACTAATAAGCTGAATCCTTAGTTGCAAAAGCATTTCAGCTATTACCTAAATAAGAAATTACTAAATTGTAATTTCTTATAAACATCTTCATATTTGAGAAAATCAAAAACGATTTAATTAATTAGCTATATTGCAATCAGCACAACGGAGAACAACTACATGAAATTAGCTTATTGGATGTATGCAGGCCCGGCTCATATTGGTACTCTGCGCGTTGCCACTTCCTTCAAAAATGTTCATGCGATCATGCACGCTCCAATCGGCGATGATTACTTCAACGTCATGCGGTCAATGCTAGAGCGGGAACGCGATTTTACCCCAGTAACAACCAGTGTCGTAGATCGCCACGTCCTTGCTCGTGGTTCTCAAGAAAAGGTCGTAGACAACATCACTCGCAAAGATGCTGAAGAACACCCCGACCTAATCGTGCTTACTCCCACTTGCACATCCAGCATTCTTCAAGAAGACTTGCAAAACTTTGTTGAAAGGGCATCTATCGAAGCACAAGCAGATGTACTTTTAGCTGATGTCAATCACTACCGCGTCAATGAACTCCAAGCGTCTGACCGGACTTTAGAGCAAATCGTCCGTTACTATATTGACAAAGCTCGTAAACAAGGCAACCTAGCAGAACGTAAAACTGAACAGCCTTCCGTTAACATCATCGGTATTTCTACCCTTGGTTTCCACAATCAGCACGACTGCACCGAATTGAAGCGGTTAATGGCTGACTTAGGGATTATCGTTAATGCAGTGATTCCAGAAGGTGCTTCAGTTCACGAACTTAAAAACCTGCCAAAAGCATGGTTTAACCTAGTACCTTATAGGGAAATAGGCTTAATGTCTGCTCATTACTTAGAGCAGGAGTTTGGAACACCTTATATTGATATCACACCGATGGGTGTGGTAGAAACAGCCCGTTGTATCCGCAACATTCAGGAAGTTATTAATGCTCAAGGCGGTGAAGTAGACTATGAAGACTTCATCAACGACCAAACCTTGCACGTATCTCAAGCTGCATGGTTCTCCCGTTCTATTGACTGTCAAAACTTGACTGGTAAAAAAGCAGTTGTCTTTGGTGATAGCACCCATGCTGCTGCTATGACAAAGATTTTGGCGCGTGAAATGGGTATTCACGTTGTTTGGGCTGGAACCTACTGCAAATATGATGCAGAGTGGTTCAAAGAGCAGGTAAGTGAGTACTGTGATGAAATACTGATTACAGACGATCATACTCAAATTGGGGATGCGATCGCCCGTGTTGAACCATCCGCCATCTTCGGTACTCAAATGGAACGTCACGTAGGTAAGCGGTTAAATATTCCCTGTGGTGTAATTGCAGCCCCCATTCACATCCAAAACTTCCCTATCGGTTACAAGCCATTCGTAGGTTACGAAGGTACAAATCAGCTTGTAGACTTAATCTACAATTCCTTCACCTTGGGAATGGAAGACC
Encoded here:
- the bchB gene encoding ferredoxin:protochlorophyllide reductase (ATP-dependent) subunit B, with product MKLAYWMYAGPAHIGTLRVATSFKNVHAIMHAPIGDDYFNVMRSMLERERDFTPVTTSVVDRHVLARGSQEKVVDNITRKDAEEHPDLIVLTPTCTSSILQEDLQNFVERASIEAQADVLLADVNHYRVNELQASDRTLEQIVRYYIDKARKQGNLAERKTEQPSVNIIGISTLGFHNQHDCTELKRLMADLGIIVNAVIPEGASVHELKNLPKAWFNLVPYREIGLMSAHYLEQEFGTPYIDITPMGVVETARCIRNIQEVINAQGGEVDYEDFINDQTLHVSQAAWFSRSIDCQNLTGKKAVVFGDSTHAAAMTKILAREMGIHVVWAGTYCKYDAEWFKEQVSEYCDEILITDDHTQIGDAIARVEPSAIFGTQMERHVGKRLNIPCGVIAAPIHIQNFPIGYKPFVGYEGTNQLVDLIYNSFTLGMEDHLLEIFGGHDTKEVITKGISAGSDLGWNKEAQAELNKVPGFVRGKVKRNTEKFARERGLNEITLEVMYAAKEAVGA
- the rph gene encoding ribonuclease PH; the encoded protein is MSWQRPDHRQHDQLRPISFEKEFTRFSTSSVLTRCGDTQVLCSVTIQNTIPKFLQGSGKGWLTAEYRMLPSATPQRQEREFMKLAGRTQEIQRLIGRSLRASLDLQALGERTIIVDADVLQADAGTRTTSITGGFVALADALNKLVKRGDLERSPIIHQVAAISVGLLHGEPFLDLNYPEDVAAEVDFNVVMNEELSAIEIQGTAEDGTFNRTQLNQIMDLSEKGIKELLELQRQALNS
- a CDS encoding adenylate kinase; translation: MRLVILGGAGAGKGTQAQLLCSKLSIPWISTGDMLLSAIASQTALGLQAKPYVDQGELVPDELMIEFMRQRLLQPDAKNGWLLDGYPRTAFQAEELDFLLDDLGQKLNWAIWLDVPESVMLTRSAQRGRLDDQPEIIQRRHVLFQERTIPILEYYQPRQRLLKINGNQPPEQVHQDIWQKLFSNA